Proteins found in one Candidatus Oleimmundimicrobium sp. genomic segment:
- the trpC gene encoding indole-3-glycerol phosphate synthase TrpC, translating into MKTILEKIVEDKKEELKKQKKNLPQEFLIEKISGLPHSRDFKRALKKQGLSLIAEIKKSSPSLGVIQENFDPVKLAKTYELNGASAISVLTEKKYFDGNLSYLKVVKEATTIPILRKDFIFDEYQIYESRVAGADAVLLIVSILDDKTLTKLLNLTKKLGLDALVETRTKEEIEKALKSGAEIIGINNRDLDTFKVDITRSISLCHLIPPNRVIVSESGIHDYKDMVKLENSGVDAVLVGEALMKSKNVGKKIKELLGKS; encoded by the coding sequence ATGAAAACAATTTTAGAAAAGATAGTTGAAGACAAAAAAGAAGAACTTAAAAAACAGAAGAAAAACTTGCCACAGGAGTTTCTAATTGAAAAAATTTCCGGCTTGCCGCACTCAAGAGATTTTAAAAGGGCATTAAAAAAGCAGGGCCTGAGTCTTATTGCGGAAATAAAGAAGTCATCTCCTTCACTCGGGGTTATACAGGAAAATTTTGATCCTGTTAAATTGGCAAAAACGTATGAACTAAATGGGGCATCAGCGATATCGGTTCTTACCGAAAAAAAATATTTTGATGGAAATTTAAGTTATTTAAAAGTTGTTAAGGAAGCTACTACCATTCCTATTTTGCGTAAAGATTTTATATTTGATGAGTATCAAATATATGAATCTCGCGTAGCCGGGGCAGATGCAGTTCTTTTAATAGTTTCCATTCTTGATGACAAAACTTTGACAAAACTTTTAAATTTAACTAAAAAATTGGGTTTGGATGCATTAGTTGAGACTCGCACAAAAGAAGAGATTGAGAAAGCTCTAAAGAGCGGTGCTGAGATTATCGGAATAAATAACCGGGATTTAGATACTTTTAAAGTAGATATAACTCGTTCAATTAGCTTATGTCATCTTATTCCTCCCAATAGAGTCATAGTGAGCGAGAGTGGAATACATGACTATAAAGATATGGTAAAATTAGAAAATTCTGGCGTAGATGCTGTTCTGGTTGGCGAAGCGCTGATGAAAAGTAAAAATGTTGGAAAAAAAATAAAGGAACTATTAGGTAAAAGTTAG
- a CDS encoding phosphoribosylanthranilate isomerase, producing the protein MVRIKICGITNIEDALLVSKLGADALGFVFAESPRRIDVETGEEINSALPPFISRVGVFVNEKTETVKAIASRCRLDILQFHGSESSNYCNSFSQKIIKAFRVKDINDLDRLSDYDVNGYLLDTFIDGKPGGTGEVFNWEIGKKAKGFGKPVILSGGLNPGNVIDAINFVQPYAVDVSSGVEERPGKKDPNKIQAFIKACQAASTDFEL; encoded by the coding sequence ATGGTAAGAATAAAAATTTGCGGGATAACAAATATTGAAGATGCTTTGCTTGTAAGCAAACTGGGAGCAGATGCTCTTGGATTTGTCTTTGCTGAAAGTCCGAGAAGAATTGATGTGGAGACAGGGGAAGAGATAAATTCGGCTCTCCCGCCTTTCATCAGCAGGGTAGGAGTCTTTGTTAATGAAAAGACAGAAACGGTAAAAGCAATTGCCTCCCGTTGCCGACTCGATATTTTGCAGTTTCACGGAAGTGAATCTTCAAATTATTGCAATAGTTTTTCTCAAAAAATTATAAAGGCTTTTCGTGTAAAGGATATAAACGATCTTGACAGATTATCCGATTATGATGTTAATGGGTATCTTTTGGATACTTTTATTGATGGAAAACCTGGTGGAACGGGAGAGGTTTTTAACTGGGAAATTGGAAAGAAGGCAAAGGGCTTTGGCAAACCGGTAATTCTTTCGGGTGGCCTCAATCCGGGGAACGTTATTGATGCTATAAATTTTGTTCAACCTTATGCTGTTGATGTGAGCAGTGGCGTTGAGGAGAGACCGGGGAAGAAAGACCCAAACAAAATCCAGGCTTTCATAAAGGCTTGCCAAGCAGCATCAACGGATTTTGAATTATAA
- the trpB gene encoding tryptophan synthase subunit beta has protein sequence MMLPNSKGHFGKFGGKYVPETLMTVLEQLESAYKKYRKDKDFKQELDYYLRDYAGRPTPLYFAERLSKYYGAKIYLKREDLCHTGAHKINNTIGQALLAKRMGKTRIIAETGAGQHGVATATVAALFGMDCHVYMGEEDTKRQAPNVLRMKLLGAEVIPVTSGSKTLKDAMNEAIRDWVTNVRNTFYIIGSVAGPHPYPMMVRDFQKVIGKEVKKQIQKKEGRDPDYVVACVGGGSNAIGIFSPFLNTETKLIGIEAAGLGLETGKHGAPLARGDVGVLHGSKSYVLQDEFGQIKEAYSISAGLDYPGVGPEHSYFKEHGIVAYDFINDKEALKAFQFLSKMEGIIPALESAHAVAYLEKLAPKARGKLIIINLSGRGDKDLETVVKAMEKKL, from the coding sequence ATGATGTTACCTAATTCTAAAGGACATTTTGGAAAATTTGGCGGAAAGTATGTGCCGGAGACGTTAATGACGGTTTTGGAACAACTTGAATCTGCCTATAAAAAGTATCGAAAAGATAAAGATTTTAAGCAGGAACTAGACTATTACTTGAGAGATTATGCCGGTCGACCCACTCCTTTATATTTTGCTGAAAGGTTGTCAAAATATTACGGCGCAAAAATTTATTTAAAACGTGAAGACCTTTGTCATACGGGAGCTCACAAGATAAATAATACTATTGGTCAGGCACTTTTGGCTAAACGTATGGGCAAGACGCGAATTATTGCTGAAACAGGAGCTGGTCAACACGGAGTGGCAACGGCTACCGTGGCTGCTTTGTTTGGCATGGATTGTCATGTTTACATGGGCGAAGAAGATACTAAACGTCAGGCGCCAAATGTTTTACGTATGAAACTTTTGGGAGCGGAAGTCATTCCGGTTACCTCAGGCAGCAAGACGCTCAAGGATGCCATGAATGAAGCAATACGTGATTGGGTCACAAATGTAAGAAACACTTTCTACATCATTGGTTCGGTTGCCGGGCCGCATCCGTATCCGATGATGGTGCGAGATTTTCAGAAAGTAATTGGCAAAGAAGTAAAAAAACAAATTCAAAAAAAAGAAGGAAGAGACCCCGATTATGTTGTGGCTTGTGTTGGCGGGGGGAGCAATGCAATTGGTATATTTTCTCCCTTTTTAAACACGGAAACTAAACTGATAGGAATTGAAGCAGCTGGTTTAGGACTTGAAACGGGAAAGCATGGAGCTCCACTTGCTAGAGGAGACGTGGGGGTGCTTCACGGTTCTAAGAGTTATGTGCTTCAAGATGAGTTTGGGCAAATAAAGGAGGCCTATTCTATTTCTGCCGGCTTGGATTATCCCGGGGTGGGTCCTGAGCACAGTTATTTTAAAGAACACGGTATAGTAGCGTACGATTTTATAAATGACAAAGAGGCCCTAAAAGCTTTTCAATTTTTGAGCAAGATGGAGGGAATTATTCCTGCTTTAGAGAGTGCGCACGCTGTTGCTTATCTTGAAAAACTTGCTCCTAAAGCAAGAGGAAAGTTGATTATAATAAATTTATCAGGCCGAGGGGATAAAGATCTTGAAACTGTCGTTAAAGCTATGGAGAAAAAATTATGA
- the trpA gene encoding tryptophan synthase subunit alpha, whose translation MSRIKQKFKQLKKNNKKAFIPYVTGGYPSLDACERLIEVLAENGADIIEIGIPYSDPLADGPTIQKASQIAISRGANTKNIFGMIKNLKKKIDVPLVIMTYYNTIYRYGEKKFAEEAAYAGVDGLIVPDLPPEEARSWRALAKKNALDTIFLISPTSSDDRIKEIVSASSGFIYCVSLTGVTGARNSMPLELSGFLSKVRSLTDKPLAVGFGISSANLAKEVSRLADGIIIGSALIDLINDSDIKYDKIIKFVKNIKLAMETS comes from the coding sequence ATGAGTCGAATTAAACAAAAATTTAAACAATTGAAGAAAAATAACAAAAAAGCATTTATTCCTTATGTAACAGGAGGTTATCCAAGTTTAGATGCCTGTGAAAGACTCATTGAAGTTTTAGCTGAAAATGGTGCTGATATTATAGAGATAGGTATTCCTTACTCTGACCCATTGGCTGATGGGCCCACGATTCAAAAGGCGTCTCAAATTGCCATCTCTCGCGGGGCAAACACAAAAAATATCTTTGGAATGATTAAAAATTTGAAAAAGAAAATAGATGTTCCGCTGGTAATTATGACTTACTACAATACAATTTATCGCTATGGTGAAAAGAAATTTGCTGAAGAGGCAGCTTATGCCGGTGTAGATGGATTAATTGTACCGGACTTGCCTCCTGAAGAGGCGCGTTCGTGGCGCGCGCTGGCTAAGAAAAATGCTTTGGATACGATTTTTTTAATATCTCCGACAAGTAGTGATGACAGAATTAAAGAAATAGTTTCCGCATCGAGCGGGTTTATATATTGCGTTTCTCTTACCGGAGTAACAGGAGCGAGAAACAGTATGCCTTTAGAACTTTCCGGTTTTTTGTCGAAAGTTCGATCTTTAACCGATAAACCCCTGGCGGTGGGGTTTGGCATCTCGTCGGCCAATTTAGCTAAAGAGGTTTCACGGTTAGCGGATGGGATAATAATAGGGAGTGCTTTAATAGATTTAATTAATGATTCTGACATAAAATATGATAAAATTATTAAATTTGTTAAAAATATCAAGTTGGCAATGGAAACGAGTTAA
- the accD gene encoding acetyl-CoA carboxylase, carboxyltransferase subunit beta, translated as MPISEWFQKKGKYLEVTPKTEKRPVPDGIWSKCAECGEIIYQKELVKNLWVCPKCNFHYKLSAYDRLGILLDGGEFNEFDASISSDDPLKFKAEKTYLESLNQSKEKTNLNDAVVTVKGKIDGRPVIIAVMDFRFIGGSMGSVVGEKITRAAERAIEGNSPLIIVSSSGGARMQEGMFSLMQMAKTSAAIAHFKETGLPYISVLTNPTMGGVMASFASLGDVIIAEPQALIGFAGPRVIEKTIRQRLPKDFQKAEFMLDYGQVDLVVDRNNLKATISKLLDSFMGGLK; from the coding sequence ATGCCTATATCGGAATGGTTTCAAAAAAAGGGAAAATATCTTGAGGTAACTCCCAAAACAGAAAAGAGACCGGTACCCGATGGTATCTGGTCAAAGTGCGCTGAATGCGGAGAAATTATTTACCAAAAAGAGCTTGTAAAGAATCTCTGGGTTTGTCCGAAGTGTAACTTTCATTATAAATTGTCGGCATACGATAGATTAGGTATTCTTCTAGACGGTGGAGAGTTTAATGAATTTGACGCGTCCATTTCTTCTGATGACCCGCTGAAATTTAAAGCTGAAAAAACATATCTTGAAAGTTTAAATCAATCTAAAGAAAAGACAAATCTTAATGATGCTGTGGTTACAGTAAAAGGGAAGATAGATGGCCGGCCGGTAATTATTGCGGTTATGGACTTTAGATTTATCGGCGGGAGCATGGGTTCTGTTGTAGGCGAGAAAATTACAAGGGCTGCGGAAAGAGCAATTGAAGGTAACAGCCCTCTTATTATTGTCTCTTCTTCTGGAGGAGCACGTATGCAGGAAGGAATGTTTTCCTTGATGCAAATGGCTAAGACGAGTGCCGCAATTGCTCATTTTAAAGAAACCGGTCTCCCTTATATTTCAGTTCTTACGAACCCAACTATGGGAGGAGTAATGGCCAGTTTTGCTTCTTTGGGTGATGTTATAATTGCTGAACCTCAGGCTTTGATAGGATTTGCGGGACCGCGTGTTATTGAAAAAACAATAAGACAAAGACTCCCAAAAGATTTTCAGAAGGCCGAGTTTATGCTCGATTATGGTCAAGTTGATTTAGTGGTTGATAGGAACAACCTTAAAGCCACCATTTCAAAACTGCTTGATTCTTTTATGGGTGGATTAAAATGA
- a CDS encoding acetyl-CoA carboxylase carboxyltransferase subunit alpha: MIRFMMDFEKPLIELEVKLEELKRLPTKNKPEIVREIRFLEEQIDRIRKSIYTDLSVSEKIQIARHPNRPRTLDYVNSIFSDFIELHGDRLYGEDLALVGGPAFFGNERVMVLGHQKGKNTKENVARNFGMPHPKGFRKALRLMNLAEKFHLPLFCFIDTPGAYPGIEAEEHGQAVAIANNLMRMSNLKVPIIAVNIGEGGSGGALAIGVGDRIFMFENSYYSVITPEGCASILWHDETRAPEAAEALKLTAQDLLEFKIIDGVVEEPLGGAHRDFKLVASNLVKVLTENLTELKKIPIKKLLDDRYKKLRKIGVYTEK; this comes from the coding sequence ATGATAAGATTTATGATGGATTTCGAGAAACCTTTAATTGAACTTGAAGTAAAGCTCGAAGAGCTCAAAAGGTTGCCCACAAAAAACAAACCGGAGATTGTTCGAGAAATTCGATTTTTAGAGGAGCAGATAGATAGGATTCGTAAGAGCATTTACACGGACCTTTCTGTTTCAGAAAAAATCCAAATAGCCAGGCATCCCAACAGGCCCCGTACTTTAGATTACGTAAACTCGATATTTTCTGATTTTATTGAGTTACATGGTGACAGACTTTACGGTGAAGACCTTGCCTTGGTGGGTGGCCCAGCTTTTTTTGGTAATGAAAGGGTTATGGTTTTAGGCCATCAAAAAGGCAAGAATACCAAGGAAAATGTGGCTAGAAATTTTGGTATGCCTCACCCCAAAGGTTTTCGAAAAGCGTTAAGACTCATGAACCTGGCCGAAAAATTTCATCTACCTCTTTTCTGTTTTATTGATACGCCGGGTGCTTATCCTGGCATTGAGGCCGAAGAACATGGGCAAGCTGTGGCTATTGCTAATAATTTAATGAGGATGAGTAATCTTAAAGTGCCGATAATTGCAGTAAACATTGGTGAAGGAGGAAGTGGTGGTGCTTTAGCCATTGGGGTAGGAGATAGAATTTTCATGTTTGAAAATTCATATTATTCAGTTATAACACCCGAGGGTTGTGCAAGCATTCTTTGGCATGATGAGACAAGGGCACCGGAGGCTGCTGAAGCGCTTAAACTGACTGCGCAGGATCTTTTAGAATTTAAAATTATTGATGGTGTAGTTGAAGAACCTTTGGGCGGGGCTCATAGAGATTTTAAATTAGTTGCCTCTAATTTAGTAAAAGTTCTAACTGAAAATTTGACGGAACTTAAAAAGATTCCTATCAAAAAACTTTTAGATGATAGGTATAAAAAACTAAGAAAAATTGGAGTATACACTGAAAAATAG
- a CDS encoding ATP-dependent 6-phosphofructokinase: MKGNKMNVAILNGGGDCPGLNAVTRAITRTCICEYGYQVTGIRNGWRGLLEADIFPLDLEAVSDILQRGGTILGTSRTNPFKSEGGPERVLENIRKLGFDALIAVGGDDTLGVASRLYKEYGIHTVGVPKTIDNDLSGTDYTFGFDTAVQTATDAIDRLRTTAESHSRVMVVEVMGRTAGWIAIMSGIAGGADVILTPEVPITVEEVCDFINQQADRGKNFSIVVASEGAKLIRKTGEEKVVVASEEIDEFGHVRLGGVGNALGKAIEKITGHETRVTVLGHIQRGGTPTSRDRVLATRFGVKAAEMVKTSQWGMMAALKGDDIKVVSLDEAVKKTKLVPRELYDMAHIFFG; the protein is encoded by the coding sequence ATGAAGGGTAATAAAATGAATGTAGCAATTCTTAATGGTGGGGGAGATTGTCCGGGTTTAAATGCCGTTACGCGTGCTATAACTAGAACTTGTATTTGTGAGTACGGTTATCAGGTGACAGGCATCCGAAATGGATGGCGCGGTTTGCTTGAAGCTGATATTTTCCCTCTTGATTTAGAGGCGGTTAGCGATATTCTTCAACGCGGGGGGACAATTTTGGGAACCAGCAGGACCAATCCATTTAAGAGCGAAGGTGGGCCTGAACGCGTTCTCGAAAACATTCGCAAATTAGGTTTCGATGCTCTAATTGCCGTGGGAGGCGATGATACCTTGGGTGTCGCAAGTCGTCTTTACAAAGAATACGGAATTCACACGGTCGGAGTTCCTAAAACTATCGATAACGATTTATCGGGGACCGATTACACCTTTGGTTTTGACACGGCTGTTCAAACTGCCACTGATGCGATAGATCGTCTTCGTACCACTGCTGAATCTCATAGTCGGGTGATGGTGGTGGAAGTGATGGGTCGAACTGCCGGATGGATTGCAATAATGTCCGGAATTGCCGGTGGCGCAGATGTAATTCTTACCCCCGAGGTTCCGATAACTGTGGAAGAGGTTTGTGATTTTATCAATCAGCAAGCTGATAGGGGCAAAAATTTTTCCATCGTTGTGGCAAGCGAGGGAGCCAAGCTCATCCGGAAAACAGGGGAGGAGAAAGTAGTTGTTGCCTCCGAGGAAATTGATGAATTTGGTCATGTTCGACTTGGTGGTGTTGGAAATGCTCTCGGTAAGGCAATTGAGAAGATTACCGGTCATGAAACTAGGGTGACCGTTCTTGGTCATATTCAAAGAGGAGGGACACCAACTTCCAGAGATCGCGTTCTTGCTACTCGTTTTGGAGTAAAAGCTGCGGAGATGGTTAAAACATCTCAATGGGGAATGATGGCGGCGCTTAAAGGGGATGACATTAAGGTAGTTTCGCTGGATGAAGCTGTAAAAAAGACCAAATTGGTTCCGCGGGAATTATATGATATGGCCCACATATTTTTTGGATAA
- a CDS encoding PAS domain S-box protein translates to MKEKNNQKEIISPFGLIWQLALVIFIVELLIMVILWKVPTLSKCVVPLLDAAMLIVLVIPAFYYLVYRPLTQEIIERRRTEKELFNAKTKLEATFQCAGGGIRAINTDYKIIDQNKEMDALCGVKEAEAVGKKCSEIFQGPYCGTDKCTFRQILAGAKRVDAEGKRVTKGGKPYRLISSLHHLKTKKEKLLVSLRVS, encoded by the coding sequence ATGAAAGAAAAAAATAATCAAAAAGAGATTATTTCTCCTTTCGGCCTTATTTGGCAGTTAGCCCTCGTTATATTTATAGTTGAACTTCTAATTATGGTGATATTGTGGAAAGTACCGACTTTGTCTAAGTGCGTAGTTCCTTTATTGGATGCGGCTATGTTGATTGTTTTGGTAATTCCTGCATTTTACTATCTGGTTTATCGTCCCTTAACTCAAGAAATTATTGAGCGTAGGCGGACAGAGAAAGAATTATTTAATGCTAAAACTAAATTGGAAGCTACTTTCCAATGCGCCGGCGGAGGAATAAGAGCCATTAATACGGATTATAAAATCATCGACCAAAACAAGGAAATGGATGCTCTCTGTGGTGTTAAAGAGGCAGAAGCGGTAGGGAAAAAGTGCAGCGAAATATTTCAAGGTCCTTATTGTGGCACTGATAAATGCACTTTTCGTCAAATTTTGGCCGGCGCAAAGCGGGTAGATGCTGAGGGGAAGAGAGTCACAAAGGGGGGAAAACCATATCGGTTAATCTCATCGCTACACCACTTAAAGACGAAGAAGGAAAAATTGTTGGTGTCGTTGAGAGTTTCTTGA
- a CDS encoding GGDEF domain-containing protein, translated as MNITERKKIEKKEEALTKKLKHQAQIDGLTGVYNRQHLDNELKIEIKRAKRYNRPLSLIMLDIDHFKEVNDRCGHQVGDWTLKKIAKSMKDVARATDFVGRYGGEEFIVVCTETAIDKALNLAKRMRKEIKKLRVLDKDGLLLKITASFGVAQYSESEDFDKLLANVDGALYEAKKEGRDRVYCAKD; from the coding sequence TTGAATATTACCGAGCGTAAGAAAATCGAGAAAAAGGAAGAAGCGCTGACAAAAAAACTAAAGCACCAGGCTCAAATAGATGGGCTAACAGGAGTTTATAATCGACAACACTTGGATAATGAACTTAAAATTGAGATTAAGAGGGCGAAAAGATATAATCGGCCTCTTTCACTAATAATGCTTGATATCGACCATTTTAAAGAAGTCAATGACAGATGTGGTCACCAAGTTGGGGATTGGACTTTAAAAAAAATAGCTAAAAGCATGAAGGATGTTGCTCGAGCAACTGACTTTGTTGGACGTTATGGTGGAGAAGAATTTATCGTGGTATGTACAGAAACAGCTATAGATAAAGCATTAAATCTTGCAAAACGTATGAGAAAAGAAATCAAAAAGTTGCGTGTGCTGGACAAAGATGGTTTGCTGTTGAAAATCACTGCAAGTTTTGGAGTTGCCCAGTATTCTGAGTCAGAAGATTTTGATAAATTGTTGGCAAATGTAGACGGTGCTCTTTACGAAGCAAAAAAAGAAGGAAGGGATAGAGTATATTGCGCAAAAGATTAA
- a CDS encoding glutamine synthetase family protein — protein sequence MPNRLKEDVTKKIKDKKIKFIYLWFTDVLGFLKSFSITVEELDKAMVEGMGFDGSSIQGFARIQESDMIAMPDPSTLQILPWRSNGQLVATMFCDIKNPDGSYYECDPRYVLKRNLKRAADKGYTFQVGPELEYYYFKNSTETEVLDRGTYFDMTPLDIAIDLRRDTVLTLEKFGVQVEYSHHEVGPSQHEIDLRYDEALKMADNVMIYRLVVKEVAQLHNVYATFMPKPMHTEAGNGMHVHQSLFKNDINAFFDPKDEYHLSEIAKAYIAGLLKHSKEICAVTNQWVNSYKRLVSGFEAPVHICWAHQNRSALVRVPMYKPGKEKATRIELRSPDPACNPYLAFSVMLAAGLEGIEKGYELSEQVTNNIYEMTDKERKKIGIESLPEDLYAAIKIMENSDLVKKTLGNQVFEWFIKNKKIEWNEYKTKVTPYEKEKYLPIL from the coding sequence ATGCCAAATAGATTAAAAGAAGATGTGACAAAAAAAATTAAAGATAAAAAAATAAAATTTATATATCTTTGGTTCACAGATGTTTTGGGCTTTTTGAAAAGTTTTTCCATCACCGTTGAGGAACTGGACAAAGCAATGGTTGAAGGAATGGGCTTTGATGGTTCTTCGATTCAAGGATTTGCCAGAATTCAAGAAAGCGACATGATAGCTATGCCTGACCCGTCTACACTTCAAATTCTTCCTTGGCGTTCAAACGGCCAGCTTGTTGCGACCATGTTTTGCGACATTAAAAACCCGGACGGCTCATATTATGAGTGCGATCCTCGATATGTTTTAAAAAGAAATCTTAAAAGAGCCGCGGATAAGGGCTATACTTTTCAGGTTGGACCCGAGCTTGAATATTACTATTTTAAAAACTCAACAGAAACAGAGGTTTTAGATAGAGGAACTTATTTCGACATGACCCCCCTTGATATTGCAATTGACTTAAGAAGAGATACTGTTCTTACCCTTGAAAAGTTTGGAGTTCAAGTAGAGTATAGTCACCATGAGGTAGGCCCCAGCCAGCATGAAATTGACCTAAGATATGATGAAGCTTTAAAGATGGCCGACAATGTCATGATTTATAGACTAGTTGTAAAAGAAGTAGCTCAGCTGCACAATGTTTACGCAACCTTCATGCCTAAACCAATGCATACAGAGGCCGGAAACGGAATGCACGTTCACCAGTCCCTTTTCAAAAATGATATAAATGCTTTTTTTGACCCCAAAGACGAATACCATCTTTCAGAGATTGCAAAAGCTTATATTGCAGGATTACTTAAACATTCAAAAGAGATATGCGCGGTAACCAATCAGTGGGTAAACTCATATAAACGATTAGTGTCCGGTTTTGAGGCACCGGTTCATATATGCTGGGCACATCAAAACCGCTCGGCGCTTGTCAGGGTCCCCATGTATAAACCAGGGAAAGAAAAGGCAACAAGAATTGAATTACGCTCCCCGGACCCTGCCTGCAACCCCTACCTCGCCTTCTCAGTAATGCTTGCTGCCGGCCTTGAAGGAATTGAAAAAGGATATGAGTTGTCCGAGCAAGTAACAAATAACATTTATGAAATGACCGATAAAGAAAGAAAGAAAATTGGAATTGAATCATTGCCTGAAGACCTTTATGCAGCAATAAAAATAATGGAAAACAGTGATTTAGTGAAAAAAACACTTGGAAATCAAGTGTTTGAGTGGTTCATAAAAAACAAAAAAATTGAATGGAACGAATACAAAACCAAGGTAACTCCTTACGAGAAAGAAAAATATCTGCCAATTTTGTAA
- a CDS encoding NrpR regulatory domain-containing protein, with translation MDKDVERKIINILKILSKETNPLGASIISRHLKDFGIDLSERAVRYHLKLMDEKGLTKGIGKEGRLITEKGIEELNNALVSDKIGLVSTKIDTLSYLTSLDFKNKKGKVVMNVSILDKSDYKKALRVMKDIFKTKLCTSDFVIVAYKNEKLGEIEIPSGKVGFGTICSITLNGVLIKAGIPVDSKFGAIVQMKDFCPYRFTELITYEGSSLDPLEIFIKSRMTSVRETALTGSGKILAGFREVSAIALTGVNKVVEELKKIGIYGVLAVGRPSQPVLEMPVGNNKVGIVVAGGLNPIAALEEVGIETGSRAMSTMVDFSELRSFWDLF, from the coding sequence ATGGACAAAGATGTTGAAAGAAAAATTATTAATATCTTGAAGATTTTAAGTAAAGAAACGAATCCTCTTGGTGCAAGTATTATCTCCAGGCACCTTAAAGATTTTGGTATCGACCTTTCTGAACGGGCGGTTAGATATCATCTTAAATTGATGGATGAGAAGGGTCTCACTAAAGGGATTGGTAAAGAGGGGCGACTGATTACAGAAAAAGGAATAGAAGAACTAAACAATGCTTTGGTCTCAGACAAAATTGGTTTGGTGAGTACTAAAATTGACACTCTTTCCTATCTTACATCTCTTGATTTTAAAAATAAGAAAGGGAAAGTTGTAATGAACGTTTCTATATTAGATAAAAGTGATTACAAAAAAGCTCTTAGAGTAATGAAAGATATTTTTAAAACTAAACTTTGTACAAGTGATTTTGTAATTGTAGCATATAAAAACGAAAAATTAGGTGAGATTGAGATTCCTTCCGGTAAAGTTGGTTTTGGAACAATCTGTAGCATTACCTTAAACGGAGTTTTAATCAAAGCAGGCATCCCCGTTGATTCGAAATTTGGAGCTATTGTTCAAATGAAAGATTTTTGTCCTTATCGATTTACCGAGCTTATTACCTATGAAGGTTCTTCCCTGGACCCACTGGAGATTTTTATAAAGAGTCGAATGACTAGTGTGAGAGAAACGGCTTTGACGGGCAGCGGAAAAATATTAGCTGGTTTTCGAGAAGTTTCAGCTATTGCGCTTACGGGTGTTAATAAAGTTGTGGAGGAGTTAAAAAAGATTGGGATTTATGGTGTTCTGGCGGTAGGCAGGCCAAGCCAGCCGGTTCTAGAAATGCCGGTTGGAAATAATAAAGTGGGAATAGTTGTCGCTGGAGGGTTAAACCCTATCGCTGCACTTGAGGAAGTTGGGATAGAAACCGGGAGCAGAGCAATGAGCACAATGGTTGACTTCAGTGAACTTAGAAGTTTTTGGGACTTGTTTTAA